Proteins encoded in a region of the Pirellulaceae bacterium genome:
- a CDS encoding PQQ-binding-like beta-propeller repeat protein — MVFRFYPWCVIAVVLVIAELPARGEVTWPQFRGVNSSGIADSSVAAPIDFGPDEKVLWSLKVPEGHSSPCIWQDDLFFTSYDSTQKLLEVWCIDRQLGQVKWRRQVPSKQIEKGHPAFSPASSTPATDGESVVAYFGSCGLICFDRQGNKRWTFSMPTAKTYGGNAISPIIWGDRVILYRGTYFDHFLLALSMETGELIWKKKCAGRFGPDKSCTGTPIRWEDQIVLHSSNGIASYQRDDGELVWSIKASTTATSTPILAEGKLFVATWNQTGEPELVPEQPEYELLLQKHDQDADQRLDKKELPKYLAVFHRPEGADAAQTKMPIMFRSLDRDRSGYVERAEWNRFRDQLGDRGDRIREHGLLSVQLNAKGKVTDANVDVLERKAIPEVPSPIYHKRRIYMVKNGGILTCIDLVSGKRLYRKRMGATGTYYASPILCGDVLYLCSASGIVSTIDVSGDTPRQLARNDLAEPILATPAIVDGTLYVRTASQLYAFDTK, encoded by the coding sequence ATGGTTTTCAGATTTTATCCGTGGTGTGTGATCGCTGTTGTTCTTGTTATCGCGGAATTACCGGCAAGGGGTGAGGTGACGTGGCCTCAGTTTCGCGGTGTGAATTCAAGTGGTATTGCCGATTCGTCAGTCGCCGCACCGATTGATTTTGGACCTGATGAAAAGGTTCTTTGGAGTCTCAAGGTGCCCGAGGGGCATTCGTCTCCATGTATTTGGCAGGATGATTTATTCTTCACGTCATACGATTCAACCCAGAAGCTTTTAGAAGTGTGGTGTATTGACCGGCAGTTGGGCCAGGTGAAGTGGCGCAGACAGGTCCCCAGCAAACAGATCGAAAAGGGACATCCCGCGTTTAGCCCAGCGAGCAGTACCCCTGCAACCGATGGTGAGTCGGTGGTGGCCTATTTTGGATCTTGTGGTCTGATCTGTTTTGATCGCCAGGGAAACAAACGGTGGACCTTTTCTATGCCGACGGCCAAGACCTATGGCGGAAATGCGATTTCGCCGATCATTTGGGGCGATCGTGTAATCCTCTATCGCGGCACTTATTTTGATCACTTCCTGCTTGCGCTCTCAATGGAAACGGGGGAGTTGATTTGGAAAAAAAAGTGTGCGGGTCGGTTTGGACCTGACAAATCATGTACGGGAACTCCCATCCGATGGGAGGATCAAATTGTCTTGCATAGCTCGAATGGGATTGCCTCCTACCAGCGGGATGATGGCGAACTTGTTTGGTCGATCAAGGCCAGCACAACAGCGACCAGCACTCCGATTCTGGCTGAAGGTAAATTATTTGTTGCAACTTGGAATCAAACGGGCGAACCGGAACTCGTTCCAGAACAACCTGAATACGAACTGTTGTTGCAAAAGCATGATCAAGATGCCGATCAACGTCTCGACAAGAAAGAACTACCGAAATATCTCGCGGTCTTTCATCGTCCCGAAGGGGCCGATGCGGCTCAAACAAAAATGCCAATCATGTTCCGGAGTTTGGATCGTGACAGGAGTGGCTATGTGGAGCGGGCTGAATGGAATCGGTTTCGTGACCAACTAGGTGATCGAGGCGATCGTATCCGTGAACACGGTTTGCTTTCGGTTCAACTTAATGCAAAAGGAAAGGTGACGGATGCAAATGTTGACGTACTTGAACGCAAGGCAATACCGGAAGTACCATCTCCCATCTATCACAAACGTCGGATTTACATGGTCAAGAATGGTGGTATTCTCACCTGCATCGATTTGGTGAGTGGCAAACGATTGTATCGAAAGCGTATGGGAGCGACAGGGACCTATTATGCATCGCCCATTCTTTGTGGTGATGTACTCTATCTTTGTTCAGCTTCTGGGATCGTTTCAACGATTGATGTCAGCGGAGACACTCCCCGACAACTTGCTCGAAACGATCTTGCTGAACCGATCTTGGCAACTCCCGCGATTGTTGATGGAACGTTATACGTGCGAACGGCTTCCCAGCTCTACGCGTTTGATACAAAGTAG
- a CDS encoding bi-domain-containing oxidoreductase → MKQVLQHLRTGKLELAEVPCPALRSGHLLIQTTHSLISPGTERMLVEFSRGNLISKARSQPDKVKQVLDKIKTDGLLPTLETVFSRLDEPIPMGYCNVGRVIEVGRGVRDFNVGDLVASNGNHAEMVCVPSTLAARIPEEVSSDTATFTVMGAIALQGTRLINPTFGERFTVVGLGLLGLVAVQFLRAQGCGVLAVDVDQGRCNMAAAMGCETVNASTGDPIRAATTYSNGKGMDGVLITASSPSDEIMHQAATMCRKRGRIVLIGSVGLNLKRADFYEKELSFQVSCSYGPGRYDPTYEDQACDYPRGFVRWTVARNFEAVLDAMAREQINVAELITRTMPHTEAAQAYDAILNDRSVIGVVMQYPKGDPPLTRTIRRSTAKTVVSPPTAPVVGMIGAGLFSKGVLLPAIRDAGVRIASVASAGGLSSQHAGKKFNADEMTTDTRGILQNDKINTVFITTRHGSHADFTIDSLESNKHVFVEKPLAIDAEGLARVTAAYEKHAQQHLMVGFNRRFAPHAVKAKELLASRSEPIVVNILVNAGDIPPDTWHHDPEVGGGRIIGEGCHFIDLAMFLVGNPIRTIQAVMFGPDCGTPRDDKTSISMTFDDGSISTIHYLANGPKAYPKETVTIFSEGRVLEIANWRRMNGHAWDLPKMRQKMDKGHRAEVAAFLKNIEQGGPPLIPYSELELVTRASFAAVRAAIEHTTINLDD, encoded by the coding sequence GTGAAACAAGTTTTGCAACATCTACGCACGGGCAAACTCGAACTGGCCGAAGTTCCCTGTCCAGCTCTTCGATCGGGTCACCTGTTAATCCAAACGACGCACAGCCTGATCTCTCCTGGCACAGAACGGATGTTGGTGGAATTCAGCCGAGGAAATCTCATCTCCAAAGCCCGCTCGCAACCCGATAAAGTGAAACAGGTTTTGGACAAGATTAAAACCGATGGACTGCTGCCAACCTTGGAAACGGTTTTCAGTCGATTGGATGAACCGATCCCGATGGGCTATTGCAATGTTGGACGAGTCATCGAGGTAGGTCGTGGCGTCCGCGATTTCAATGTGGGTGACTTAGTTGCTTCCAATGGAAACCATGCCGAGATGGTGTGTGTGCCATCGACGTTAGCGGCTCGCATTCCAGAAGAGGTTTCCAGCGACACAGCAACCTTCACGGTGATGGGTGCCATCGCGCTTCAGGGTACTCGGCTGATAAACCCAACTTTTGGAGAGCGGTTCACCGTTGTGGGACTTGGCTTACTGGGGCTCGTAGCGGTTCAGTTCCTGCGTGCGCAAGGCTGTGGAGTTCTCGCAGTGGACGTCGACCAGGGACGTTGCAATATGGCTGCAGCAATGGGCTGCGAAACCGTCAATGCGAGTACCGGCGATCCAATTCGGGCAGCGACGACCTACAGCAATGGGAAAGGAATGGATGGCGTACTCATCACCGCTTCATCACCCAGTGATGAAATTATGCATCAAGCTGCTACGATGTGTCGAAAACGCGGTCGCATTGTCCTCATCGGCTCAGTGGGCTTGAATCTAAAACGTGCTGACTTCTACGAAAAAGAACTATCATTTCAAGTCTCTTGTTCTTATGGACCAGGACGCTATGACCCAACTTACGAAGATCAAGCTTGTGATTACCCACGAGGCTTTGTCCGATGGACGGTTGCTCGGAACTTCGAAGCTGTCCTGGACGCCATGGCAAGAGAACAAATCAATGTCGCGGAGCTCATCACCCGCACGATGCCACACACTGAAGCTGCACAAGCCTATGATGCAATCCTGAATGACCGCTCGGTCATCGGCGTTGTGATGCAGTATCCAAAAGGCGATCCGCCGCTCACCCGCACCATCCGCCGCTCAACTGCAAAAACAGTCGTGAGCCCGCCGACCGCACCCGTCGTCGGCATGATCGGCGCCGGCTTATTCTCCAAAGGCGTGCTGCTCCCGGCAATTCGAGACGCCGGCGTAAGAATTGCTTCGGTTGCGTCAGCCGGTGGCCTCTCCAGCCAACATGCAGGAAAAAAATTCAACGCCGATGAAATGACAACTGATACGCGGGGCATCTTACAAAACGATAAAATCAACACGGTGTTTATCACCACTCGACATGGTTCTCATGCGGATTTCACGATCGATTCGCTTGAATCCAACAAACATGTCTTCGTCGAAAAACCATTAGCCATTGACGCCGAAGGCCTCGCGCGCGTCACCGCCGCCTATGAAAAGCATGCTCAACAACACTTGATGGTCGGTTTCAACCGTCGTTTTGCACCCCACGCTGTCAAAGCGAAAGAATTACTCGCCTCGCGATCAGAACCCATTGTTGTCAACATCCTTGTCAATGCGGGCGACATTCCACCGGACACCTGGCATCACGATCCGGAAGTTGGCGGCGGTCGAATCATTGGTGAGGGCTGTCACTTTATTGATCTCGCCATGTTCCTCGTCGGAAATCCGATTCGAACCATTCAAGCTGTCATGTTTGGTCCAGATTGCGGTACCCCGCGAGATGACAAGACTTCAATTAGCATGACTTTTGATGACGGTTCGATCAGCACGATTCACTATTTGGCCAATGGCCCCAAGGCGTACCCGAAAGAAACAGTGACAATTTTTAGCGAAGGGCGCGTGCTGGAAATTGCCAATTGGCGACGCATGAACGGCCACGCCTGGGATCTACCCAAAATGCGGCAAAAAATGGACAAGGGGCATCGTGCCGAGGTGGCGGCTTTCTTGAAAAATATCGAACAAGGTGGCCCACCCCTGATTCCCTACAGCGAATTGGAACTGGTGACTCGTGCAAGCTTTGCTGCTGTCCGTGCGGCCATTGAGCACACCACCATCAACCTCGATGACTAG
- a CDS encoding YaiI/YqxD family protein, with translation MMQIWVDADACPSAVKELLFRAAVRTKTKVTLVANQQLRIPKSEYIACVPVQTGMDIADRRIVELMEPGDLVITADIPLAANVVADGGQALNPRGELYTEANVGERLAVRNMLDDLRADGQVTSGPSNFNSKDKQAFANQLDRWLTKATR, from the coding sequence ATGATGCAAATTTGGGTCGATGCAGATGCTTGTCCGAGTGCGGTGAAAGAGTTGTTGTTTCGAGCAGCAGTTCGCACCAAGACGAAGGTGACGCTCGTTGCGAATCAACAATTGCGGATACCCAAGTCGGAATACATCGCGTGTGTTCCCGTACAGACTGGGATGGATATCGCTGACCGACGTATTGTCGAACTTATGGAACCCGGTGATTTGGTGATCACTGCCGACATTCCACTTGCGGCAAACGTGGTTGCCGATGGAGGTCAAGCATTGAATCCACGTGGGGAATTGTACACCGAAGCAAATGTGGGCGAGCGTTTGGCCGTACGCAATATGTTGGACGATTTACGAGCTGATGGGCAAGTTACCAGTGGTCCGTCTAACTTTAATTCGAAAGATAAACAGGCGTTCGCCAACCAACTCGACCGATGGCTGACGAAAGCAACGCGATAG
- a CDS encoding sulfotransferase, translating to MGFIYRRLRKVLLDVWYGKGAPSSAQEPILPPEGYNCQLPDFVGLGAMKCGTTWWHSLITCHPRVYDSSCLIGKVQPAYLVKERHFFDCFCERNFTAADQAEYAKWFARPDGMLAGEWTPAYLFSYWVPPLMKATAPNAKFIVILRDPIDRFVSGMLHQLRADNALLKSVISPNAIATLQFTHGLYFQQLQRWLGDFSRSQFLILQYEKCKLEPKVQLRRTFEFLDLPEISFDSINFRVSKNRTWNRGDYVLTEANRRSLIDAYRDDVTKLGHDFPEVDFSLWKNFQ from the coding sequence ATGGGATTCATTTATCGGCGATTGCGAAAAGTTTTGTTGGACGTTTGGTATGGGAAAGGTGCGCCGTCGTCAGCGCAGGAACCGATCCTTCCGCCGGAGGGATACAACTGTCAACTTCCCGATTTCGTTGGTCTTGGAGCCATGAAGTGCGGGACGACTTGGTGGCATTCACTCATTACTTGTCATCCCCGGGTCTATGACAGCTCCTGTCTCATCGGCAAGGTTCAGCCGGCTTACTTGGTGAAAGAACGTCATTTTTTCGATTGCTTTTGCGAAAGAAACTTTACCGCAGCAGATCAAGCTGAGTATGCCAAATGGTTTGCAAGGCCCGACGGGATGCTGGCAGGTGAATGGACTCCGGCATATTTGTTTAGCTATTGGGTGCCGCCACTTATGAAAGCGACTGCGCCCAATGCGAAGTTCATTGTTATCCTTCGAGATCCTATCGATCGATTTGTTTCTGGCATGCTGCACCAGTTACGGGCAGATAATGCATTGCTAAAATCTGTGATCTCTCCGAATGCTATTGCGACCCTTCAGTTTACACACGGCCTTTATTTTCAGCAGTTACAGCGGTGGTTGGGGGATTTTTCGCGATCGCAATTCTTGATACTGCAATATGAAAAGTGCAAGCTCGAACCCAAGGTTCAGTTGCGACGGACATTTGAGTTCCTCGATCTTCCCGAGATTTCGTTCGATTCCATCAATTTTAGGGTGAGTAAAAATCGGACTTGGAATCGAGGCGATTACGTGCTGACCGAAGCCAACCGAAGATCGTTGATCGACGCCTATCGCGATGATGTCACGAAGCTAGGTCATGACTTCCCAGAGGTGGATTTTAGTTTGTGGAAAAACTTCCAATAG
- a CDS encoding lysylphosphatidylglycerol synthase transmembrane domain-containing protein, with the protein MNEFQLDSPEENDHLRNLLRTRLASLLGLIIPIIIIATLFYQTWRNDPDALRMLSDGPRSPWRLFSCFGLIILAATISFFRWHLLLRIVQIPIRLRDTMRLGFLGQLLTFISLGQMGGDLFKAVFIAREQDDRRAEAIGTIIVDRLCGLYGLLIVATVALLASGVGHEDTELEVIANGTYLLTGIGSIVAALALIPQVAQSKLTRRLTQTPKLGGLFKRVLDALYLFHDNKLGLVAIGGISLMVHILTAFAIYFAATSLYSTTPSIGQIFVASPIASVAGALPITPGGLGSYELVMDFMYNLFSPADAQGRGIVVASCFRIGTFAVAAIGIVFYWMRHRELGKILTEVESEKADHKNPQPPANKPQ; encoded by the coding sequence GTGAACGAATTCCAACTCGATTCACCAGAAGAAAACGATCATTTGCGAAATCTATTACGAACTCGACTCGCCAGTTTGCTCGGATTGATCATTCCAATCATCATTATCGCGACTCTTTTTTATCAGACCTGGAGAAATGACCCCGATGCTCTTCGAATGTTGTCCGATGGCCCGCGTTCACCTTGGCGACTGTTTAGCTGTTTTGGTTTGATCATCTTGGCCGCGACCATCTCCTTTTTTCGCTGGCATTTGTTATTACGAATCGTTCAGATCCCGATCCGTCTTCGTGACACGATGCGTCTCGGGTTTCTTGGTCAACTACTGACCTTTATTTCTCTCGGACAGATGGGAGGTGACTTGTTCAAAGCCGTGTTTATTGCACGAGAACAAGACGATCGCCGAGCCGAAGCGATCGGCACCATCATTGTCGATCGCCTATGCGGATTGTACGGCTTGCTGATCGTCGCGACGGTAGCCCTGCTCGCCTCAGGCGTCGGTCATGAGGATACAGAACTGGAAGTGATTGCCAATGGAACCTACCTGCTCACGGGCATCGGCTCGATTGTCGCGGCGCTCGCCCTGATCCCTCAGGTCGCACAGAGCAAATTGACACGTCGCCTGACTCAAACCCCAAAGCTAGGTGGCCTCTTTAAGCGGGTGTTGGATGCTCTGTACTTATTTCACGATAATAAGCTGGGACTGGTGGCAATTGGTGGAATCAGCCTAATGGTCCACATTCTTACCGCGTTCGCAATTTATTTCGCCGCAACGAGCCTTTATTCGACAACCCCTTCTATCGGGCAGATCTTCGTTGCAAGTCCAATCGCCTCGGTCGCTGGGGCACTACCGATCACTCCCGGTGGTTTGGGGAGCTACGAATTAGTGATGGACTTCATGTACAACTTATTCAGCCCGGCAGACGCACAAGGGCGAGGAATCGTCGTGGCAAGTTGCTTTCGCATCGGCACATTCGCTGTGGCCGCGATCGGTATCGTTTTCTACTGGATGCGCCATCGAGAACTTGG